One genomic segment of Prochlorococcus marinus str. MIT 0919 includes these proteins:
- a CDS encoding HupE/UreJ family protein, with translation MPKLRTLPVKGAYRNFYFLLGLLFLLACFIALPVQAHHPWEGQEKNLNLLQGFVSGLAHPVLGFDHFLFLMSIGLIGGMAPIKRIPPLVSVGLLGAISSQFFPLFPAAELIISLSLVASALVALGKLPIRLIFPMIYLHGYVLGNAMIGVEMSPLSGYLLGLLISESLAIWLGILTLKRLLIHKDIFCGVVLGAGLIMAGNTGF, from the coding sequence ATGCCAAAGCTCAGAACACTTCCTGTTAAAGGTGCCTATAGAAACTTTTATTTTTTATTAGGCTTGCTCTTTTTACTTGCTTGTTTTATTGCATTGCCTGTTCAAGCTCATCATCCATGGGAAGGGCAGGAAAAGAACTTGAATCTTCTTCAAGGTTTTGTAAGTGGTTTAGCACATCCAGTATTAGGGTTTGACCATTTTCTTTTTCTCATGTCAATAGGTTTGATTGGGGGGATGGCGCCGATCAAAAGAATCCCCCCTCTGGTTAGTGTTGGCTTACTAGGTGCTATCAGCTCTCAGTTCTTCCCTTTATTTCCTGCTGCAGAGTTGATAATTAGCTTGAGCCTTGTGGCTTCTGCGTTAGTAGCTTTAGGTAAGCTCCCTATTAGACTGATCTTTCCTATGATTTATTTACATGGATATGTTCTAGGCAATGCCATGATAGGTGTTGAAATGAGCCCTTTGTCAGGATATCTTCTTGGACTCTTAATTAGTGAAAGCTTAGCTATTTGGCTCGGAATTTTGACGCTTAAACGTTTGTTGATTCATAAGGATATCTTTTGCGGTGTTGTATTAGGAGCAGGTCTCATAATGGCTGGGAATACAGGCTTTTAA